In the genome of Patescibacteria group bacterium, the window CTTTTAATTTTAAAGTGTCAAAATATACAGCTGAATTAGTTTCATAAGCATAGCCATTTTTAACAAGCTTTTTTATCATATCAATTTGTTCTTTGATATAGTCTGTTACTTTGCACCATATATCGGGCTCTGAAATGTTTAAGTTTTTTAAATCTTTTTTAAAAGTTTTTGTGTAAAAATCAGCTATTTCAAACATTGATTTTTTGTTCAGTTCTTTGCCTTCTCTTTTCAAAGCTTTTAACATTTTATCTTCTCCTGTGTCAGCATCAGAGGTTAAATGTCCAACATCAGTAATATTCATTACATGCTTTACTTTAAATTTATTGTATTTTAAAACTCTTTTTAAAATGTCTTCAAAAATATATGTTCTTAGGTTGCCAATATGAGCAAACAAATACACTGTTGGACCACATGTATAAAGCCCAACTCTTCCTTGTTTCAAAGGTTTAAAGACTTCTTTTTTGCGAGAGAGTGTATTGTATATTTTGAGCATAGTTTAACTTATTTTATCAGATTAATTAAAATTAGAATAGGTTTATGCTTAGATATTTTTTCTTATTTACTATTAATTATTATTCTTTCGGGGATTTCTCGCTATAAGAAATCGTTTTTAAGCATCCACTCATCATTAAAAATGGTGCTTAGGTAATTCCTTCCAGTATCTGGAAAGAGCACAACGATTACATCATTTTTATCTAAATTCTTTGCTATTTTAAGAGCTGCAAAGGCAGCGGCACCCGATGATCCTCCTACCAGCAAGCCTTCCTCTTTTGCCAGTCTCCTGGTTGTTAAAAATGCATTTTTATCGTTTACCGTTATAATCTCATCTACTATTTCAAGGTTAATTGTGTCAGGAATAAAATCTTCGCCAATGCCTTCTGTTTTATATGTATGGATTTTACCCTTTGTTTTGTAAAATTCGTGATGAAATATAGAGCCTTCTGGATCGGCACCAATTATTTTGATATTTGGATTTTTGTTTTTTAAGTATTTACCTGCACCACTTATCGTGCCACCAGTTCCCATACCCGCAACAAAATGCGTTATCATTCCGTTTGTATCTCTCCAAATTTCAGGACCAGTGGTCTCATAATGAGTTTTTGGATTATTCTGATTATAATACTGATTTGGGCAGAATGCATTTTTAGTTTCTTTTGTAATTTTTTCAGCAACTTTGTAGTAGCTTCTAGGATCTTCTGGCAAGACGGCTGTTGGAGTTCTTATAACTTTTGCTCCATAAGCCCGTAGTAATGATTCTTTTTCCTTGCTCATTTTATCTGGCATTGTAAAAATCATTTTATATCCTTTTAAGACGGCCACTAAGGCCAGTCCAATGCCAGTGTTTCCAGAAGTGGGCTCAACGATCGTTCCTCCGGGCTTAAGCAATCCTTTTCTTTCTGCATCCTCAATCATTGTTATTCCTATTCTATCTTTAACGCTCCCTCCGGGGTTAAAAAATTCCAACTTAACCCAAATAGCAGCGTTAATGTCCTGGTTAATTTTGTTTAGCCTTACCATTGGAGTATTACCGATGGTATTTAAAATGTTTTTCATAAGATTAATGGTTTTAATTTACTTAAAATTAAAAAACCTCCTTTGGGGAAGAAACAGACTGATTCAATATTTAAAACTTGAGGAATCGTTTATTTCTTCCCTAAAAGAGGTTTGTACAGCAATTGTTGGCATAACTAATGATTTCCATACCTGCCTTTAAAATTATCAGGGGTGAAAGTCATTGTCAAATTTCTTTAAATTACCAATGATTTATGTTAAGATATGTTTATGAAAAAAGCAGACATTATCCTTGCTATCATATCTGGAGAAGGGGTTGCCTGGATAGCTTATGGCTTGATTACAGGAGCAGGAGTGAATAGCATTTTAGGATTGGAAGTTGCTGATTTATTGTGGTTTTTATTTATTATTTTCCCTATTCTGGCATTATTAGGGCTTTGGATTAGTTATTTGATAGGGAAGAAGTACTTATTTGTTCCTCAAGTTGCAAAATTTCTTTTAATCGGAGTGTTAGCAGTTTTAATTGATTTGGGAATTTTAAATCTTTTCATGTCTTTTTTTGGTGTAGCTGCAGGCTGGGGTTTTGTTTTATTTAAAGCAATATCTTTTATTGTTGCTACATTTTCCAAGTTCTGGGGCAATAAGTTCTGGGCTTTTGAAAAAGCTGAAACAGAAAAAATGGGGAAAGAATTATTGCAATTTTATATTGTCACTCTTGTCGGAATGACAGTAAATGTAGGAGTTGCCTCATTTATTGTTAATATTGTTGGAATTCAGTTTGGATTACCTGCTTCAGTATGGGCTAATATCGGAGCGATTGTAGCTGCC includes:
- a CDS encoding GtrA family protein; the encoded protein is MFMKKADIILAIISGEGVAWIAYGLITGAGVNSILGLEVADLLWFLFIIFPILALLGLWISYLIGKKYLFVPQVAKFLLIGVLAVLIDLGILNLFMSFFGVAAGWGFVLFKAISFIVATFSKFWGNKFWAFEKAETEKMGKELLQFYIVTLVGMTVNVGVASFIVNIVGIQFGLPASVWANIGAIVAAVAGAAWNFLGYKFVVFKR
- the cysK gene encoding cysteine synthase A, with the translated sequence MKNILNTIGNTPMVRLNKINQDINAAIWVKLEFFNPGGSVKDRIGITMIEDAERKGLLKPGGTIVEPTSGNTGIGLALVAVLKGYKMIFTMPDKMSKEKESLLRAYGAKVIRTPTAVLPEDPRSYYKVAEKITKETKNAFCPNQYYNQNNPKTHYETTGPEIWRDTNGMITHFVAGMGTGGTISGAGKYLKNKNPNIKIIGADPEGSIFHHEFYKTKGKIHTYKTEGIGEDFIPDTINLEIVDEIITVNDKNAFLTTRRLAKEEGLLVGGSSGAAAFAALKIAKNLDKNDVIVVLFPDTGRNYLSTIFNDEWMLKNDFL